In Lates calcarifer isolate ASB-BC8 linkage group LG15, TLL_Latcal_v3, whole genome shotgun sequence, one genomic interval encodes:
- the erfl1 gene encoding ETS domain-containing transcription factor ERF-like — translation MDCNCVSDLLLPPVPALWTPGFAFPDWAYKPESSPGSRQIQLWHFILELLQKEEYQGVIAWQGDYGEFVIKDPDEVARLWGIRKCKPHMNYDKLSRALRYYYNKRILHKTKGKRFTYKFNFSKVVLVNYPILDMANSPFFLAQNHFNGGSTTPDCTPEAIQSLFPRLPDSGRGTSLFDRGTAAPGPEGDKLRLDTFPFLSSGAPCYSKPPSLLGPYPRNPPFDYPWGFNPYLPGAFSLNNCPKLPPGSLYPSQFYPNPLQSSLSQLPHPFSSLLPPGEAGGGERGAAGQTGGTNGTAGGQPARLCLPPYPGSLSMGRTDIGSGATLGERERVEANPAGTGLNLGLGAVGLGAGTGTDQQSPTERRGGVKQDPESDSDLEITDLSDCSSENENEHEFGIRKESSLANRPQIVLDGKKGSVLPPISSLPPPVSPHPLKTLIPITPPPPSLAPTLSPSMALHERHRETDTLKMIHS, via the exons ATGGACTGTAACTGCGTCAGTGATCTGCTGCTCCCCCCGGTGCCCGCACTCTGGACACCAG GGTTCGCCTTCCCAGACTGGGCCTACAAGCCCGAGTCGAGCCCTGGCTCCAGACAGATCCAGCTGTGGCACTTCATCTTGGAGCTGCTGCAGAAGGAGGAGTATCAGGGGGTGATCGCCTGGCAGGGGGACTACGGAGAGTTTGTCATCAAGGATCCGGATGAGGTGGCTCGGCTGTGGGGGATAAGGAAATGCAAACCCCATATGAACTACGACAAGCTGAGCAGGGCACTGAG GTATTACTACAACAAGCGCATTTTGCACAAAACCAAAGGGAAACGTTTCACCTACAAGTTTAACTTCAGTAAAGTCGTGCTGGTCAACTACCCCATCCTGGACATGGCCAACTCTCCCTTCTTTCTGGCCCAGAATCACTTCAATGGGGGCTCCACCACACCAGACTGCACCCCAGAG GCCATACAGTCCCTGTTTCCTCGTTTGCCAGACTCCGGCAGAGGAACATCCCTGTTTGATCGAGGGACCGCTGCACCGGGGCCTGAAGGAGACAAGCTGAGACTGGACACATTCCCTTTCCTCAGTTCAG GTGCCCCATGCTACTCTAAACCTCCATCCCTGCTAGGCCCGTACCCTCGCAACCCACCCTTTGACTACCCCTGGGGCTTCAACCCCTACCTCCCAGGGGCCTTCTCTCTCAATAACTGCCCCAAACTGCCCCCTGGCTCCCTCTACCCCTCCCAGTTTTACCCCAACCCTTTGCAGAGCAGCCTTTCCCAGCTGCCTCACCCCTTCTCTTCCCTGCTCCCCCCAGGGGAGGCAGGTGGGGGCGAGAGGGGAGCAGCAGGGCAAACTGGAGGGACAAATGGCACAGCGGGTGGTCAGCCGGCCAGACTCTGCCTGCCACCCTACCCGGGGAGCCTGTCAATGGGTCGGACGGACATTGGCAGCGGGGCGACGTTGGGGGAAAGGGAAAGGGTGGAGGCCAATCCTGCGGGCACGGGGCTCAATCTGGGGCTGGGAGCGGTCGGGCTGGGAGCCGGGACTGGGACAGACCAGCAGAGCcccacagagaggagggggggggtgaagCAGGACCCGGAGTCAGACTCAGACCTGGAGATCACAGATCTGAGCGACTGCAGCTCGGAGAACGAAAACGAGCACGAATTTGGCATCAGGAAGGAATCCAGCCTGGCGAACCGACCACAGATCGTGTTGGATGGAAAGAAAGGGAGTGTGCTGCCGCccatctcttctctcccccCGCCAGTGTCCCCGCATCCTCTGAAGACCCTGATTCCTATCACTCCTCCTCCGCCATCCCTGGCTCCGACGCTTTCCCCCTCCATGGCTCTGCATGAAAGacacagggagacagacacTCTCAAAATGATTCACAGCTAA